A genomic segment from Diospyros lotus cultivar Yz01 chromosome 5, ASM1463336v1, whole genome shotgun sequence encodes:
- the LOC127802472 gene encoding uncharacterized protein LOC127802472: MEFKHFSHPHNLSLQQIPQGSEIHCSGCNSPASGGSFYTCWQCGFHLHDQCFNAARSLNHPSHPSHPLTLLPSPTYPSSSFFCNSCNLTGTGLSYSCSRCDFDLHIHCAFPPAETMFPALPNQNSYSFPQETPSFGPPPFANYAPETAGHESVPSTLSPQFNNFPNHQAVVPETAIYAEYNFPNSAPIINPPSEANQQPTHFQYPPVPAEAASYEQYNFPPNHTAAQFQPVPEAATYESVVSYSPNLQYGFPNQTTASVNPLPQSTQYQSVAEAATHESAANFPNPQYSFPNQTTAPVNAFPQSTEYQPVPEAAAAHESVANPLNPQYSFPNQTTASVNAFPQSTQYQPVPEAAAAHESVANPLNPQYSFPNQTTASVNPLPQTQYQPVIEATSHESSASTVPMPHYPPKNDQPLPKSNPINPTTNVSPASENQTQLRNVKHFSHHHALRPYNVPEEDYVLCSGCEQYLSGSAYSCSKPRCNFHLHKSCFELPRELQHKSHPKHALALLSSPPYKLTGEFTCNACLRTGAAFTYHCKSCNFDLHAKCASLPQTMKRKDHEHPLNLLYSTPYKKGEGDREELLFYCDVCEGIVDERCWVYYCEECDYGTDLACATVEPDSDEEGPETGEEEARGGGESGEYSAESAELQMKMLQLQLEMSKQQAQMITSMGQSLANLV; encoded by the coding sequence atggAATTCAAGCATTTCAGCCACCCACACAACCTGAGCTTGCAGCAAATCCCTCAGGGCTCCGAAATCCACTGCTCCGGCTGCAACTCTCCAGCCTCCGGCGGCTCGTTCTACACGTGCTGGCAATGCGGCTTCCACCTCCACGACCAATGCTTCAACGCAGCTCGCTCGCTGAACCACCCTTCTCACCCATCTCACCCTCTCACTCTCCTTCCCTCCCCGACTTatccctcctcctccttcttctgcAACTCCTGCAACCTCACCGGCACCGGCTTGTCCTATAGCTGCTCACGCTGCGACTTTGATCTCCATATCCACTGCGCTTTCCCACCTGCCGAAACTATGTTCCCTGCTCTTCCTAATCAGAATAGTTACTCTTTCCCGCAAGAAACACCGAGTTTCGGTCCTCCCCCTTTCGCTAATTACGCGCCTGAAACCGCCGGCCATGAATCTGTTCCCAGCACTCTCAGCCcacaattcaataattttcCGAATCATCAAGCTGTTGTTCCTGAAACTGCAATCTATGCTGAGTACAATTTTCCAAATTCAGCTCCTATTATCAATCCACCTTCGGAGGCCAACCAGCAGCCAACACATTTTCAGTATCCACCGGTTCCTGCTGAAGCTGCAAGCTATGAACAGTACAATTTTCCCCCAAATCATACAGCTGCTCAGTTTCAGCCAGTTCCTGAGGCTGCAACATATGAATCTGTTGTCAGTTATTCTCCGAACCTACAATACGGTTTTCCAAATCAAACAACTGCTTCTGTGAATCCACTTCCACAGTCCACTCAGTATCAATCAGTTGCCGAGGCTGCAACCCATGAATCTGCTGCCAATTTTCCCAACCCACAATATAGTTTTCCAAATCAAACAACTGCTCCTGTGAATGCATTTCCACAGTCGACTGAGTATCAGCCAGTTCCTGAAGCTGCTGCAGCCCATGAATCTGTTGCTAATCCTTTGAACCCACAATACAGTTTTCCAAATCAAACAACTGCTTCTGTGAATGCATTTCCACAGTCGACTCAGTATCAGCCAGTTCCTGAAGCTGCTGCAGCCCATGAATCTGTTGCTAATCCTTTGAACCCACAATACAGTTTTCCAAATCAAACAACTGCTTCTGTGAATCCACTTCCACAGACTCAGTATCAGCCAGTTATTGAAGCTACAAGCCATGAGTCTAGTGCCAGTACTGTTCCTATGCCACACTACCCTCCAAAAAATGATCAACCCCTGCCGAAATCTAATCCCATTAACCCAACAACAAACGTATCACCAGCTAGTGAAAATCAAACACAACTGCGAAACGTGAAACACTTCAGCCACCACCATGCTCTGCGCCCTTATAATGTTCCGGAGGAGGACTACGTCCTCTGCTCAGGCTGCGAGCAGTACCTCTCTGGCTCGGCTTACAGCTGCAGCAAGCCCAGGTGCAACTTCCACCTCCACAAGTCGTGTTTCGAATTGCCCCGAGAGCTTCAACACAAGTCTCACCCGAAGCACGCTCTCGCCCTCCTTtcctcccctccttacaaactAACCGGTGAATTCACCTGCAATGCCTGCCTGAGAACAGGCGCTGCTTTTACATACCACTGCAAGAGTTGCAACTTCGACCTCCATGCCAAGTGTGCTTCTCTGCCCCAAACCATGAAGCGTAAAGATCATGAACACCCGCTCAATCTCCTCTACTCCACTCCATACAAGAAAGGAGAGGGTGACAGGGAAGAGTTGCTTTTCTACTGTGATGTCTGTGAAGGGATAGTTGATGAACGCTGCTGGGTGTACTACTGTGAAGAATGTGACTATGGTACCGACTTGGCTTGTGCCACTGTTGAACCAGACTCGGACGAAGAAGGCCCAGAAAcaggagaagaagaagcgagaggaggaggagagtcTGGAGAATATTCGGCTGAATCAGCTGAGCTCCAGATGAAAATGCTTCAACTTCAGCTGGAGATGAGCAAACAGCAGGCTCAAATGATTACGAGCATGGGACAGAGTTTGGCCAACTTAGTTTAG